A single Pedobacter sp. PACM 27299 DNA region contains:
- a CDS encoding sodium:solute symporter yields MSPAILLSFLIGYFLLLIVIAFATSKKSSDNATFFIANRNSKWYLVAFGMIGTALSGVTFISVPGEVGAPSGNQFQYFQFVLGNAVGFIIIATVLLPLYYRMKLTSIYSYIEQRLGFYSYKTAASIFLISRTIGSAFRLYLVVIVLQRFIFDSYGVPFWVTVLISLALIWSYTFKGGLKTIIITDTLQTFFLVLSVFLTLYFICSSLDMNIPQAFEAIKTSGYSKIFFYEDFMTNGFHFSKQFIGGVFVTIAMTGLDQDLMQKNLSMKTIGEAQKNMFTFTGIFVILNIFFLSVGALLYIYAAKNGIEIPLDHITGKPRTDFLFPEIALNHLSVVPAIVFMLGLTAATFATTDSALTALTTSFCVDFLHMDKSENANADGAVKKRHLVHIAFSLLMFVVIIIFNTLNDESVVKGIFKVASYTYGPLLGLYSFGLFMKNRGLHDKLVPLVCILSPLICYLLNANSATLLGGYTFSVELILVNGLITFIGLLLISKKTALQTRF; encoded by the coding sequence ATGAGCCCAGCTATACTTTTGTCTTTTTTGATTGGTTATTTCCTGCTATTGATCGTTATCGCCTTCGCTACTTCCAAAAAATCATCAGACAATGCTACCTTTTTTATTGCAAATAGAAATTCAAAATGGTACCTGGTTGCTTTTGGAATGATTGGTACTGCTTTATCCGGTGTGACTTTCATTTCCGTTCCCGGAGAAGTAGGCGCACCTTCCGGCAATCAATTTCAATATTTTCAATTTGTACTGGGAAATGCGGTCGGGTTTATCATTATCGCAACAGTACTACTGCCTTTATATTACCGGATGAAGCTGACTTCGATTTATAGTTATATCGAACAAAGATTGGGTTTTTACAGTTATAAGACTGCTGCATCAATCTTTTTAATCAGTAGAACGATAGGTTCAGCTTTCCGCTTATATCTCGTAGTGATTGTTTTACAGCGTTTTATCTTTGACAGTTATGGGGTTCCATTTTGGGTAACCGTATTGATTTCTTTGGCCCTCATCTGGTCCTACACCTTCAAAGGTGGATTAAAAACAATTATTATTACAGATACGCTACAAACATTTTTCCTGGTATTGTCAGTTTTTCTGACGCTGTATTTCATTTGCAGCAGCCTGGATATGAATATCCCGCAAGCTTTCGAAGCCATTAAGACAAGTGGTTATTCCAAGATTTTCTTTTACGAAGACTTCATGACCAATGGCTTCCATTTCAGTAAACAGTTCATTGGAGGCGTATTTGTTACGATTGCTATGACAGGTTTGGATCAAGATTTGATGCAAAAAAACCTGAGTATGAAAACTATTGGGGAGGCACAAAAAAACATGTTTACCTTCACTGGAATCTTTGTGATCCTAAACATCTTTTTCCTGAGTGTAGGTGCTTTGTTATATATCTATGCGGCTAAAAATGGTATTGAGATTCCTTTGGATCACATCACCGGAAAACCAAGAACGGATTTTCTTTTTCCGGAAATCGCACTCAATCATTTAAGTGTAGTACCGGCCATCGTATTTATGCTGGGCTTAACTGCGGCAACATTTGCCACAACCGATTCGGCATTAACCGCATTAACTACCTCGTTCTGTGTAGATTTCCTGCACATGGATAAGAGTGAAAATGCCAATGCAGATGGAGCTGTAAAGAAAAGACACCTGGTACATATTGCGTTTTCGCTGCTGATGTTTGTGGTGATCATTATTTTCAATACTTTAAATGATGAGTCGGTCGTTAAAGGGATATTTAAAGTGGCCTCCTATACTTATGGCCCACTACTTGGCTTATATAGCTTTGGCCTTTTCATGAAGAACAGAGGACTTCATGATAAATTAGTACCTTTAGTATGTATCCTATCACCATTGATATGTTACCTGCTCAATGCAAACTCTGCCACTTTACTTGGCGGATATACATTTAGTGTGGAACTGATTCTGGTGAACGGATTGATCACCTTTATCGGACTGTTGCTGATCAGTAAAAAAACAGCATTGCAAACCAGATTTTAA
- the recR gene encoding recombination mediator RecR, whose protein sequence is MNFSSKLLEDAVNEFSKLPGVGQKTALRLVLHLLNKEQEEVSNFGNSIIKLRQEIKHCAVCHNISDHVHCEICTANKRDKEIICVVEDTRDVMAVENTSQYFGVYHVLGGLISPMDGIGPADLFIDSLVQRVATSPVKEVILALSATMEGDTTLFYLYKRLKDFQIPITAIARGIAFGGELEYADEITLGRSIITRVPYENSLIK, encoded by the coding sequence ATGAACTTTTCATCCAAGCTTCTCGAAGACGCTGTCAACGAATTTTCTAAGTTACCGGGAGTCGGACAAAAGACGGCATTACGCTTGGTATTACACTTGTTAAACAAGGAACAGGAAGAGGTTTCTAACTTCGGCAATTCCATTATTAAACTGAGACAAGAGATCAAGCATTGTGCGGTTTGCCATAACATTTCAGATCATGTACACTGTGAAATCTGTACCGCTAATAAACGTGATAAAGAAATTATTTGCGTGGTAGAAGATACCAGAGACGTGATGGCTGTAGAAAATACCTCACAATATTTTGGCGTTTACCATGTGCTGGGAGGTCTAATCTCTCCAATGGATGGCATCGGTCCTGCTGATCTTTTTATTGATTCCCTGGTGCAGCGTGTGGCGACCAGTCCTGTTAAAGAAGTGATTTTAGCACTGAGTGCTACCATGGAAGGAGATACTACTCTTTTTTACCTTTATAAACGTCTTAAAGATTTTCAAATCCCGATTACCGCTATTGCCCGAGGAATCGCCTTTGGTGGTGAACTGGAATATGCAGACGAAATCACCCTGGGGCGCTCTATCATTACAAGGGTGCCTTATGAAAACTCATTAATCAAATAA
- a CDS encoding SDR family oxidoreductase produces the protein MDFKNKVVIITGASSGIGKACAEEFAKRGANLVLAARQYVTLCEVTADLESRYGIRAVAVQTDVSKEQDCEELSKQAVLSFGKIDILINNAGLSMRALFNDLDLSVLKNLMDVNFWGSVYCTKYALPEILKTKGSIIGVSSIAGYRGLPGRTGYSASKFAMNGFMESLRTELLKTGVHVMVACPGFTASNIRVTALAKDGAAHGETSMEEGKMVTADVVATTIVDGIALRKRTLIMTGQGKLTVWLNKLLPALTDKLVFNHFTREKNALIK, from the coding sequence ATGGATTTTAAGAATAAAGTAGTCATCATTACCGGAGCATCTTCCGGTATAGGAAAAGCTTGTGCCGAAGAATTTGCCAAACGTGGTGCAAATCTTGTGCTTGCTGCCCGTCAATATGTAACCCTTTGCGAAGTTACTGCCGATCTGGAAAGTAGATACGGCATTCGTGCAGTTGCTGTTCAAACGGATGTGAGTAAAGAGCAGGATTGTGAGGAATTGAGTAAACAAGCCGTACTCAGTTTCGGTAAGATCGACATTCTGATCAATAATGCAGGTTTGTCGATGCGTGCATTATTCAATGACCTTGACCTTTCTGTCTTGAAAAATCTGATGGATGTGAACTTTTGGGGCAGTGTATATTGTACAAAATATGCTTTGCCAGAGATTTTGAAAACCAAAGGTAGTATTATTGGCGTATCTTCTATTGCAGGCTACCGTGGACTGCCGGGACGTACCGGGTATTCCGCTTCAAAATTTGCGATGAATGGATTTATGGAGTCTTTAAGGACAGAATTGTTAAAAACAGGCGTACACGTGATGGTAGCTTGTCCTGGTTTTACCGCCTCAAATATCCGTGTTACGGCATTGGCAAAAGACGGTGCTGCGCATGGGGAAACTAGTATGGAAGAAGGTAAAATGGTGACTGCAGATGTGGTGGCAACCACTATTGTGGACGGCATTGCGTTAAGAAAACGTACATTAATCATGACCGGACAAGGTAAGTTAACCGTCTGGCTTAATAAATTGTTACCTGCGTTGACAGATAAATTGGTGTTCAACCACTTTACCAGAGAGAAAAACGCATTGATAAAATAA
- a CDS encoding alpha/beta hydrolase → MKTRVLLMLFAFFGQIFSSAAQIRVEKEVDYAQEKGKVSNQLNIYYPADTVVKKGVVIFIHGGSWSSGKKETYWWLGRNLARKGLVAVLLNYGLAPDQEYPQMAADCAAAVTWVSKNIVRYGGNPERLFLMGHSAGGHLAELINADPQYLKAAGYQGKIKGMILNDAFGLDMNEYLSKADHDDNYYNFLRTFTENPEIWTKASPLNYVQQIKNPHLIFYGEKTYPAIQIQSERIQKQLTAEQVPSSIYVIKGKKHVGMISQMIFGSNQLYQKILDFVAKN, encoded by the coding sequence ATGAAAACCAGGGTATTACTGATGCTATTCGCTTTCTTCGGACAAATATTCAGTTCGGCTGCCCAGATCAGGGTAGAAAAAGAGGTTGATTATGCTCAGGAAAAAGGGAAGGTCAGTAACCAGCTGAATATCTATTATCCGGCGGATACGGTCGTTAAAAAAGGTGTGGTTATTTTCATTCATGGAGGATCCTGGAGCAGTGGTAAAAAGGAAACTTACTGGTGGCTGGGTAGAAATCTAGCACGTAAAGGACTGGTTGCAGTCCTCCTAAATTATGGATTAGCCCCCGATCAGGAATATCCACAAATGGCAGCTGATTGTGCTGCTGCAGTAACCTGGGTATCTAAAAATATCGTCCGTTACGGTGGAAATCCAGAAAGGCTATTCCTGATGGGACATTCTGCCGGTGGCCATCTTGCAGAACTGATCAATGCAGATCCTCAGTATTTAAAAGCTGCAGGCTATCAAGGAAAAATTAAAGGGATGATCTTAAATGATGCTTTCGGCCTGGATATGAATGAATACCTGAGCAAGGCTGATCACGATGATAATTATTACAATTTCCTGCGCACGTTTACGGAAAATCCGGAAATATGGACCAAAGCCTCTCCACTAAATTATGTGCAGCAAATCAAGAACCCTCATCTGATTTTTTACGGAGAAAAAACATATCCAGCGATACAAATACAATCAGAACGCATTCAAAAGCAGTTAACTGCAGAGCAGGTGCCGAGCTCGATCTATGTGATCAAGGGTAAAAAACACGTAGGCATGATTAGTCAGATGATCTTTGGAAGCAACCAACTGTACCAAAAGATTCTTGATTTTGTAGCAAAGAATTAA